In the genome of Candidatus Eremiobacterota bacterium, the window CGGCCGAGGATTTATGAAAAGAGTCTCACACTCATTGCATTGTGCAAAAGAAAATCCTTTCTTGGCAAATGCTCTTGTGTATGCTTCTGACTCACAAGCCGGACAGGGAACCTCTATAAATCTCTTCTTATTTTTCAAGAGACCGTTTACCTCATGATCATGAATTCTATCGCATTCTTTTATATATTCCGGAGGTCTGATATCCTGTTCTTGCATACAATTATTATTTCTTTTGCTCAAAACATCAAAGCAAATGTCTATATATTTTACCGACTCATTATATTATTGAGTATTCTGACATCTTCTATTCCGCCATCTTGCATATTTTTTCTCAAAACGGTGGTATTTCCATAATTATCATTTGTTGCAAGTCCTATCGCTTCAATACTGCTTAAAATAACGGTGTCTTCATCAAAAGTGTAGCTCCAGCTTGAAGCGCCGTGATAATCAAGATTTTCATGAATGTAATGCCCATTCAGTGTCTTGAAACAGAAAAATGGCTGCGGTCCCCAGCATGGCTTGTTTGTTTTGATTGAGAGCGTGCAACCTTCAAACCTGGCATCAAATGTCACAGGTTCCCCCTTTTCCAGCTTCAATGCTCCTCTCATTGCAGACAATGCCCCGTCATTTTTTACTTTTACCTCAGGATACCTTTTATGAACGTCGTTAACCATCCCATACAATCTGTCAATATAGGGTCGCATTTCTCTTTCATCGTGACTTGTAAATGCCATTATCGTTCTTTTGCCGGAATCAGCTCTTCTAAATGCCTTTTCCACCTCAAACCCATCGATCATCCTGAGTCTTGCATTAAGATTGAGACAGCGTGCTATATATCGTTTCATGCTACCTGTCTTTTGATAATCATAAAAGTCTGGATGATACACCTCCCATTCAGTTGTCGCTCTTCTCCAGTCGCCGTAACGTCCTGCTCCTAGATCTCTCTGCAAGTCGGTTATTTTGTTCTTCTCTTCCTCTACTGCCTGATTACCATAATCAAAGGGGATCCACTGTTCCAGGAAGAGGTTGATATCAGATCTTTCCACATGAAAACCAGGCCGAAACGCAGCAGGGAACCATCCATGGTCCAATATTCTTCTGCATAAAATTTGAATATGGTGATTCGTTTGGGAAAAATTATTGGATGATTTCAGCGCTTCCCCTGTAAAGAAAACTGGATGATAATGCCAGTGGATCTCATCTTCATTGCACTCATATTCGCTCAATTTTTCCAGATAGTAATTAAAAACAGTATGATACCCATGAGCCCTTCTTCTTGGATTGTCAATATAGCCCACATGATCAACGACAAACCAACTGAATATATGCCCTCTTGCAAAATCATCTCTATATCTGTTTCTCCATTCGCCACTGAGGAGCTCATCAAGCATGCGGTCAATCATTGACCAATCTTTATTGTAATTGAGCCTGTCCTCTGAGACAAACTCGCTCACCAGTGGAGCGATTCGTTCCGGGACTCCCTCACCGCGTCTCAATCTCTCTAGATTCGCATTCGAAGGCGGCAATTCTATCCCGAAAGTCCTTTTCACTCTTTCAAAGGTGGCATGTAGTGACTCATACAGAGGCCCTTCGGTATCAACACAATGAACTATATATAATGTTTTTTCGCCCATGAGAGACTTTCTTATTCTGGGGAAGACGACTTAATACACTCAAAAACCCACCAGAGGGGAAAATTGCTGGCAAATGCGTTGGCCATAGCGTCCAATGCTGCATTCTTTAGAGGTGATGGCTCAAATATGCGCCTTATTAAAAGACCTGACTTGAAAATGGCATTACTTAATTCCTGAAGTCCTGGCACAACAGAAAATTTCTTGCAAAGATATTCTGTTATTATGGTATATGGCATAGATGCATGTCCGAGCCATGGTGAAAGCCAAAACACGCCATGGGGCTGCATAATTACGCAGATTCCCTCATCCTTTAGACTTCTTGTCAATTCACCAAGCAATTTTTCAGGAGCCATCAATGGCTTGCCGGCGTCCATAGGATAAAAGTAAAATAGAAATACATCAGACATCCATACCATATCAATTTTCTTTTCGGGGATATTACCAAGCAAACTCTGGGCCGATACTTCCATATGAATTGGCTCAAAACGCTCTCCCAGTCTTGTCTTTGCTTTTTGCAGCAGATTTTCATCAGGATCGACACCGATTACACGTGCTCCTCCTTGAATAAACTGACCTGATGCCATCCCGCTTCCACACCCGAAATCCAGGATTACCTTATCATTCAAATTATAATCTGCAAGATATTCCTTAATAAAATGATCCTGTATGTATTTGTATAGAGTGTCTTTCACCAAGCCTGACTCAGCGTCGAATTTTTGTTCATACCACCATTGAGAGGGATCTTTCCTTTGGCGGAGGATGAGCTCAGCCCCCAACTGCTGGTGAAAGGTCCCGAAATGCTTATTATCAAGTACTGTGGTCTTCCTGGCAAAATATGCTTTATATGAGTCAAGATCTTTAATAAGAATAAAAGTCCTTAATAAATATTGCCATGCCTCCTGTAAAGAACCGAATTTGATTTTCTCTGAGTTGCTTTTGGAATTATAACACGTGGGATCAGCTAATAATCCATCTAGATAGGAGAATCTTGTTCTATCATATGCATACAGCTCTCCTTCATTGTCTATACCGCACAAGGCCAGAAACAGACTGGAACTGATACACACATGCCTCCTTACTCTATGATTCGAAGCTATTATATCGCCACCATAGAGTGAAAACGTCACATCAGGACAAATCTGATAATCAAGCATTCCTGAATCACTCATCAATGCGCTCTCTGGATATTTCTGGTCATAGGCGGTTCTTATTATTTGCTACCTGAAGCAATTCAAAAAAACCGCCTGTCGGGTTTTCAAAGATCTCTATGTGAAGTTTTCTCCTATTTATTGTTAAGTCCATAATCCCTGTGGAATCTGTCATGATTGCGGTTTGGAGTTTCTTTCTATCTTCTTTTATATTAGTGGATATGAAAGAAATGCAGGTAATCCCCGCATCATCAAGATACCAACTCTTCCTGTCAATATAATCCGCTTCATAGAGAAGAATGGAGCCTCTCCACTTATTAAACAAGTCTCCAAACCCCACTTTGCCCCATCTTGTTCCTTTTCCTGTGATTCCATTCTTAGTGACTTTACATCCCAGAGCACTGCACCAGCAGGAAAGATTGTTCTCATAATTATTAATCTTATGTAAAAGAATATTTAAAGATACCGGATCCTTTAAGGTATTTGAATAGATAAAATGACTCCCAAACACCTGATCGAGACAAACGAGTGGTTCTCCGAAGGATAAAGAGTCTTTCACAATATCTTTTATTGCCTCATCTTCTCTTATTGCCGCGCTTGTCTCTGCTCCCTCAAATAAAGGTACAAATGACGAATCTGACGGTATCATAGTATCTCTGTAATGAATCAGTTCTATAGGGATTCCTGTTTCACTCTGGCAAAAAGCCATTGATACAAATTGATACTGAGAGCTCAAGAACTTTCTCTTTTCAATCTGATCGGGAATCCCTTCTTCCCTGAAAAGTGCACTATATCCGAACTTTTTTAGATACGTAATATCTGATTGAAGATCTGAGGAAATGAGGGTTATATGGCTAATACCGAGAATCATACACAAGCATAGGGGTATTCTGATGATTTTCCATTCATTCTCTTGAGATCCTGGCTTCTGTCCATGCCTTCAGTTTTGATTTTTGAATCTTCCCTGCGGCGTTGTACGGAAATTCCTCTATCTCTAAAATATATGAGGGCTGTTTCGTTGCACCAAGATGCTCCTTGCACATTTTAATGAGCTCTGTTTTCATATCCTCGAACTTTATACCCGGCTTAATCTTTATTATGGCAGCAATGCCTTCTCCATATATGTCATGAGGCACACCTATCACAGCACATTCCATAACGCCGGGGTGTGATGTCAATATACGCTCAATTGAAGAAGGACTAATATTTATCCCTCCCCGTATGATCATATCCTTGAGACGGCCAGTAATATAAAGACAAGCGCTATCTTCCAACCTTCCAATATCACCAGTGGCAAACCAGTCTATTTTTGAAAAACCCAAAGGGGCATCCTTGTCCGGGTTGCTGATCTCTTTCATAATATAAGGAGTCTTGACATAAATCTCACCTTCGAGGTCTTGAGTCAACGAATTCCCTTGAGGATCCCTTATCTGCAACTCAATCCCCGGGAGAACCTTTCCTGCGCTCCCATCAATAATGGGGGTATAGGGAATGTTTGTGGTAATGAAAAAGGTTTCCGTGAGACCATAGTTTTCATAAAGAGTAACTCCGTATTTCTTTTCAAAATCATGACGGAGTTTTAGTGGGAGAGGTGCTGTCCCCACCAGAGAGAGTCTGACATTCTCCCGACAGAATCTTTCGCCCTCCTGCCCTCTGTCTGTTCTTAATAATATTGAGAGAATTGTGGGCACAAGCCACAGAGTATTCACATGGTTTCTTTGAGCAGGACCCCAAAAATCCAGTGCAAGCCTCGCATCAAATGCATGGGATAATACCACACTTGATGTTCCCACATAGGGTAGCATCAATAGATTATAGTACCCTCCCAGATAAGTCATTGACAGAATTCCGTAAAAACGATTGTCAGGCCCTATTTTCATTGCACTGTTAAATAGTCTGGCATTATCAATCATATCAGCTATTTTGTGTACTACCGCTGAAGGATGGGCAGTCGTTCCTGAGGTAAACACAATGGTCATAATATCTTCTGAGGAAACCCCTTCAAAAGGCGAGATATCCGGTTCAAGCTCAAGTTTTTCAGTATCCCATACTTCTATCCCGATTGAAAGTTCCTTTAAATTCTTTCTGTCCAGCAGGGCAAGAATCTTTATGCCGTCAGCAATGATTTTCGATTTATTGACTTGCTGAAAAGTCTCCGGCGAGACCACAAGTATTTTCGCCTTGCTGTAAGAAACCATGAATTCAATCTCTTTGGTATTAAAAATCGGATTGATTGGGACGGTAACAAGCCCCGCATACAAACATCCCAAATAAATTGTGGCAAGTGCTGATGAATTATTCAACAATAAAGCGACTCTGTCACCTCTACCCAGTCCGCGCTTCTTTAAATCCTGGGCTATTGCAAGTGCTGCTCTATGATACTCCTCAAAGGTAATCATTCTTTGAGAGATTGTGTCTATCAAAAAATCACGCCTGGCGTTTTTTTGCGGTATTTGCAGAAGCCACTCTATCGCATTCATAATAGACCTCTCCTAAAATACGACAAGCTTACCCTCTTCAATGATAATCTTTTCATCCAGCAGCACGGTAGGTGCGCATATCACATGATCTAAATGAAATGGAATCTCTATATTTCCGCCTATTGTCTTATTAGAACCCATCCCGATATGAATAGTGCCCATGCATCCCTCATCCTCAAGCATGACACCTTTCACTTTTGCATAAGGATTAAGCCCGATACCGAATTCCGCAGGAATTCTCGTGGCCGGGATGTTAAGCCTATCATACAAATGAGCCAGCGTATCTGCGTGATTGCCTTCAATACCTATCACTTTGCCATTATTTACCCGCAATTTCAATGGCTGCTCTAATTTCCCTATCTCGGTACATGGAATA includes:
- a CDS encoding methyltransferase domain-containing protein, with translation MSDSGMLDYQICPDVTFSLYGGDIIASNHRVRRHVCISSSLFLALCGIDNEGELYAYDRTRFSYLDGLLADPTCYNSKSNSEKIKFGSLQEAWQYLLRTFILIKDLDSYKAYFARKTTVLDNKHFGTFHQQLGAELILRQRKDPSQWWYEQKFDAESGLVKDTLYKYIQDHFIKEYLADYNLNDKVILDFGCGSGMASGQFIQGGARVIGVDPDENLLQKAKTRLGERFEPIHMEVSAQSLLGNIPEKKIDMVWMSDVFLFYFYPMDAGKPLMAPEKLLGELTRSLKDEGICVIMQPHGVFWLSPWLGHASMPYTIITEYLCKKFSVVPGLQELSNAIFKSGLLIRRIFEPSPLKNAALDAMANAFASNFPLWWVFECIKSSSPE
- a CDS encoding class I adenylate-forming enzyme family protein; translated protein: MNAIEWLLQIPQKNARRDFLIDTISQRMITFEEYHRAALAIAQDLKKRGLGRGDRVALLLNNSSALATIYLGCLYAGLVTVPINPIFNTKEIEFMVSYSKAKILVVSPETFQQVNKSKIIADGIKILALLDRKNLKELSIGIEVWDTEKLELEPDISPFEGVSSEDIMTIVFTSGTTAHPSAVVHKIADMIDNARLFNSAMKIGPDNRFYGILSMTYLGGYYNLLMLPYVGTSSVVLSHAFDARLALDFWGPAQRNHVNTLWLVPTILSILLRTDRGQEGERFCRENVRLSLVGTAPLPLKLRHDFEKKYGVTLYENYGLTETFFITTNIPYTPIIDGSAGKVLPGIELQIRDPQGNSLTQDLEGEIYVKTPYIMKEISNPDKDAPLGFSKIDWFATGDIGRLEDSACLYITGRLKDMIIRGGINISPSSIERILTSHPGVMECAVIGVPHDIYGEGIAAIIKIKPGIKFEDMKTELIKMCKEHLGATKQPSYILEIEEFPYNAAGKIQKSKLKAWTEARISRE